In a genomic window of Candidatus Thiothrix sulfatifontis:
- a CDS encoding tetratricopeptide repeat protein, protein MNRHKGIKQWGKLALLLLLGTLPVFAAEGAGSEWEQLNKRGMELLDAGHYADGVVMTKKALELAEKNVGVDHLDVATSLNNLAVLYKTQGQYAQAEPLYQRSLAISEKALGVEHPEVATNLNNLAALYDTQGQYARAEPLYKRSLAIYEKALGEEHPNVAKSLNNLAVLYVNQGQYAQAEPLYKRSLAIYEKAFGTDNLYVAANLNNLASLYDAQGQYTQAEPLYKRSLAINEKALGKDHPDVATNLNNLALMYYAQGQYTRAEPLHKRSLAIFEKALGAEHPNVATSLEGLAKLYSKTDKEDLAVSLQKRATAIRSIKR, encoded by the coding sequence ATGAATAGGCACAAAGGTATCAAGCAATGGGGCAAATTGGCATTACTGTTGTTACTGGGAACACTCCCTGTGTTTGCAGCAGAAGGAGCAGGTAGCGAGTGGGAACAGCTCAATAAGCGAGGCATGGAATTGCTTGATGCAGGTCATTATGCGGATGGCGTCGTAATGACGAAAAAGGCACTTGAACTTGCCGAAAAAAATGTAGGAGTGGATCACCTTGATGTCGCCACGAGCTTGAATAACCTCGCAGTATTATACAAAACCCAAGGTCAGTACGCGCAAGCGGAACCGCTGTATCAACGTTCGTTGGCAATTTCTGAAAAAGCACTGGGGGTGGAGCATCCAGAAGTTGCCACGAATCTGAATAACCTTGCAGCACTGTATGATACCCAAGGTCAGTATGCGCGAGCAGAACCGCTGTACAAACGTTCGCTGGCGATTTACGAAAAGGCATTGGGGGAGGAGCATCCAAACGTTGCCAAGAGCTTGAATAACCTTGCAGTACTGTATGTCAACCAAGGTCAGTATGCCCAAGCGGAACCGTTGTACAAACGTTCGCTGGCGATTTACGAAAAGGCATTCGGGACGGATAATCTATATGTTGCCGCGAATTTGAACAATCTCGCATCACTGTATGACGCTCAAGGTCAGTACACACAGGCTGAACCGCTATACAAACGTTCGCTGGCGATTAATGAAAAAGCGCTAGGAAAGGATCACCCAGATGTTGCCACGAATTTAAACAATCTCGCGTTAATGTATTATGCCCAAGGTCAATACACGCGAGCCGAACCTCTACATAAACGTTCGTTGGCAATTTTTGAAAAGGCGCTCGGAGCGGAACATCCTAATGTTGCCACAAGCCTTGAAGGGTTGGCAAAACTCTACTCAAAAACCGACAAGGAAGATTTAGCCGTATCATTACAGAAGCGTGCCACTGCCATCCGCTCAATCAAACGCTAA
- a CDS encoding PEGA domain-containing protein has product MKRYWQLPALTLILATTLLNSGCATITRGSEQDLKVESEPAGASVTLSNGMTGTTPANFKVSRKNALTVMVAKPGYKTATVQVTPEVSENGTAGMIGNAVFGGVIGIGVDATSGALNDLKPNPVKVTLEKGR; this is encoded by the coding sequence ATGAAACGTTACTGGCAACTGCCCGCACTGACTCTCATTTTGGCTACTACGCTGTTAAACAGCGGCTGCGCTACCATCACACGCGGTTCGGAACAGGATTTAAAAGTGGAATCTGAACCAGCAGGGGCAAGTGTCACGCTGTCCAATGGCATGACAGGCACCACCCCCGCCAATTTTAAAGTTTCCCGCAAAAATGCGTTGACTGTCATGGTAGCAAAGCCGGGTTACAAAACCGCCACCGTGCAGGTAACACCTGAAGTCTCTGAAAACGGCACCGCTGGCATGATCGGCAACGCGGTATTTGGCGGCGTCATCGGTATCGGTGTGGATGCGACCAGTGGCGCACTCAACGATTTAAAACCTAATCCCGTCAAAGTGACGCTGGAAAAAGGTCGCTAA
- a CDS encoding phosphoheptose isomerase, whose translation MNLHTRIQQHFADSIATKQKALTLLQDPILAAATLVFDTVQHGGKILSCGNGGSAGDAQHFSSEMLNRFEQERRGLPAIALTTDTSTLTSIANDYSYERVFSRQIEALGRKGDVLLAISTSGNSTNVNRAIDAAHECGMQVIALSGKAGGSMKDLLQAGDVELRVPADSTARIQETHLLLIHCICDLVDQMLLTEG comes from the coding sequence ATGAATTTACACACACGCATCCAACAACATTTTGCCGACAGCATCGCCACTAAACAAAAGGCGCTCACGCTGTTGCAAGACCCCATTCTCGCCGCCGCTACGCTGGTATTCGACACCGTGCAACACGGCGGCAAAATCCTCAGTTGTGGCAATGGCGGCTCGGCGGGCGATGCCCAGCATTTTTCCTCTGAAATGCTCAACCGTTTCGAGCAAGAACGACGCGGTTTGCCTGCGATTGCGCTGACCACGGATACCTCCACCCTCACCTCCATCGCCAACGACTACAGCTACGAACGGGTATTTTCCCGCCAGATCGAAGCACTGGGGCGTAAGGGTGACGTATTGCTGGCGATTTCCACCAGCGGCAATTCCACCAACGTGAATCGCGCCATCGACGCCGCGCATGAATGCGGGATGCAGGTGATTGCCCTCAGCGGCAAAGCAGGCGGCAGCATGAAAGATTTGCTGCAAGCGGGTGACGTGGAATTGCGCGTCCCCGCCGATAGCACGGCACGGATTCAGGAAACACACTTGCTGTTAATCCACTGCATCTGCGACTTGGTTGACCAGATGTTGCTAACCGAAGGATAG
- the argA gene encoding amino-acid N-acetyltransferase: MRPAPNPHSVTFFREAAPYIHNHRGKTFVIAFAGEVIATPRFRQIVQDLAIISSLGARLVLVHGTRPQIDERLHRTNTPIRLHKGIRITDSTSLLAAQEAIGFLRIRIENLLTHALNQPSLNNEGLGIVSGNYITARPLGICDGIDYGYSGQVRKINHTLMQQQLDSGNIVLLSPMGYSPTGEAYNLRYEQVAVAATQAIKADKLIFLSHQPLNLPHELTLEEAKASLPYNSLLPAVIEAAEHQVERIHLLDAEIDGALLLELYTRDGVGSLIAAEQFERLRAAGVEDISGILELIRPLEERGILIKRSREQLELEIHNFRIIIRDREIIACVALYDTADPQVAELACLAVNAAYQGGNRGDKLLKHMEQLAKTQGKHRLLVLTTQTTDWFRERGFVKGSVDELPANKKSLYNYQRNSQILFKTIS; encoded by the coding sequence ATGAGGCCAGCACCCAACCCGCACAGCGTCACATTTTTCCGCGAAGCCGCACCCTACATCCACAACCATCGCGGCAAAACCTTCGTGATCGCGTTTGCGGGTGAAGTGATTGCCACGCCACGCTTTCGGCAAATTGTGCAAGACCTCGCCATCATTTCCAGCCTCGGCGCACGGCTGGTGTTAGTGCATGGCACGCGCCCACAAATTGACGAACGCCTGCACCGCACTAATACGCCGATTCGCTTGCACAAAGGCATTCGCATTACCGACAGCACTTCCTTGCTCGCGGCGCAGGAAGCCATTGGTTTTTTGCGCATTCGCATCGAAAACTTGCTGACTCATGCCCTCAATCAACCGTCGCTGAATAATGAAGGCTTGGGGATTGTTTCCGGCAATTACATCACGGCACGTCCGCTCGGCATTTGCGATGGCATCGACTACGGCTACAGCGGACAAGTGCGTAAAATCAATCACACGCTGATGCAGCAGCAACTCGATTCCGGCAATATCGTGCTGCTCTCGCCGATGGGCTATTCACCGACGGGCGAAGCCTACAATTTACGTTACGAACAAGTCGCGGTGGCTGCCACCCAAGCGATTAAAGCCGACAAGCTGATTTTCCTCAGCCACCAGCCGCTGAATTTGCCGCACGAACTCACCCTTGAAGAAGCCAAAGCGAGCTTGCCCTACAACTCACTACTCCCCGCCGTGATTGAAGCCGCCGAACACCAAGTGGAACGCATCCACCTACTCGATGCCGAGATTGATGGCGCATTGCTGCTGGAATTGTATACCCGCGACGGCGTGGGCAGCCTGATTGCCGCCGAACAATTCGAGCGCTTGCGAGCCGCTGGGGTGGAAGACATCAGCGGCATTTTAGAACTGATCCGCCCGCTGGAAGAGCGTGGTATTTTGATCAAGCGTTCCCGCGAACAATTGGAATTGGAAATTCACAACTTCCGCATCATTATCCGTGACCGCGAAATCATTGCCTGTGTTGCGCTGTATGACACCGCCGATCCGCAAGTAGCGGAGCTGGCTTGCCTTGCCGTAAACGCCGCTTATCAAGGCGGCAATCGGGGCGACAAACTGCTTAAACACATGGAACAACTCGCCAAAACCCAAGGCAAACATCGCCTGTTGGTGCTGACGACGCAAACCACCGACTGGTTCCGTGAACGCGGCTTTGTCAAAGGCAGCGTGGACGAACTGCCTGCGAATAAAAAATCGCTGTACAACTACCAGCGCAATTCGCAAATATTGTTCAAAACTATCAGCTAG
- a CDS encoding YraN family protein, whose amino-acid sequence MDNKPQAPHLIRGVSTEQLACEHLQASGLHLLHQNYRLKMGEIDLIMRDGDIIVFVEVRYRKTARYGGALLSIDPRKQARIIRTAQHYLQYRAPNAQARFDVVAVEGDNDINWIKNAFEAG is encoded by the coding sequence TTGGACAATAAGCCGCAAGCGCCGCACCTCATACGCGGCGTCAGCACCGAACAACTGGCTTGTGAACACTTACAAGCCAGCGGTTTGCACCTGCTGCACCAGAATTACCGCCTGAAAATGGGCGAAATCGACCTGATCATGCGCGACGGCGACATTATCGTATTCGTCGAAGTCCGCTACCGCAAAACCGCCCGTTACGGCGGCGCATTGCTCAGTATTGACCCACGCAAGCAAGCGCGTATCATCCGCACCGCGCAACACTACCTGCAATACCGCGCCCCCAACGCCCAAGCGCGTTTCGACGTGGTAGCGGTGGAAGGTGATAACGACATAAATTGGATCAAAAACGCTTTCGAGGCGGGCTAA
- a CDS encoding MFS transporter codes for MTESSPAKPLSWAEALQAFLHPRVITMLFLGFSAGVPYLLIFSSLSLWLGEAGIKREAVTFFSWAALGYSFKFVWAPLIDKLPIPWLTDGLGKRRAWLLVAQLLIILAIVLMGSIDPALGADQLELMAKAAVLLGFAAATQDVVIDAYRIESAEVRLQPIMSSTYVAGYRVGMIVAGAGALFLASAWGSDKGHYVYLAWQWTYLVMALTMLIGVVTTLLIPEPPARQTDKYHYATWDYIRLVLVFACAVTGLINTFSETGKAFEILQAWSGTDPVIKFGLEALRLLLAVGVAVLIGWALVALGAVNRTIAQETWIEPIAEFFRRYGLKTALLLLALIGLYRISDIVPGVISNVFYQDLGFSKPEIATAVKTFGVIVSIAGGFFGGVFANRYGVMRTLMLGAILTALTNLVFVWLAYVGHDVVVMYTAVTADNLAAGFASAAFVAFLSSLTSVSFTAVQYAIFSSLMTLLPKTIGGYSGTIVDSIGYPGFFTFTTLIGIPVLWLVWAVGKHLQVEQ; via the coding sequence ATGACTGAATCCTCTCCTGCCAAGCCGTTGAGCTGGGCTGAAGCGTTGCAAGCGTTTCTGCACCCGCGCGTTATCACGATGTTGTTCCTAGGGTTTTCGGCGGGGGTGCCGTATCTGCTGATTTTTTCTTCCTTGTCATTGTGGTTGGGCGAGGCGGGCATTAAGCGTGAAGCAGTGACATTTTTCAGTTGGGCGGCGTTGGGATACTCGTTCAAGTTTGTGTGGGCACCGTTGATTGATAAGCTACCGATTCCGTGGCTGACAGACGGTTTGGGAAAACGTCGGGCATGGTTATTGGTGGCTCAGTTGTTAATTATTTTGGCCATTGTGTTGATGGGAAGCATTGACCCGGCACTGGGTGCGGATCAGTTAGAGCTGATGGCAAAAGCGGCAGTGTTGTTAGGTTTTGCTGCCGCCACGCAAGATGTGGTGATTGATGCGTATCGGATTGAGTCAGCAGAAGTGCGCTTGCAGCCCATCATGTCATCGACTTATGTGGCGGGTTATCGCGTCGGGATGATTGTGGCGGGTGCGGGTGCGCTGTTTTTGGCGTCGGCTTGGGGGTCGGATAAAGGGCATTATGTGTATCTGGCTTGGCAATGGACATACCTGGTGATGGCCTTGACGATGTTGATTGGGGTAGTGACGACATTGCTGATTCCTGAGCCGCCAGCCCGTCAAACGGATAAGTATCACTACGCGACTTGGGATTATATCCGTTTGGTGTTGGTGTTTGCCTGTGCAGTGACGGGATTGATCAACACATTTTCCGAGACAGGAAAAGCCTTTGAAATATTACAGGCGTGGAGTGGCACTGATCCCGTTATCAAATTTGGTTTGGAGGCGTTACGTTTGCTACTGGCGGTGGGTGTGGCGGTGTTGATTGGTTGGGCGTTGGTCGCGTTGGGTGCGGTGAATCGGACGATAGCGCAGGAAACATGGATTGAACCCATCGCTGAGTTTTTCCGGCGCTATGGCTTGAAAACAGCGCTGTTGCTGTTGGCTTTGATTGGTTTGTATCGGATTTCCGATATTGTGCCGGGCGTCATTTCTAACGTGTTTTATCAGGATTTGGGATTCAGTAAGCCAGAAATTGCGACAGCGGTGAAGACGTTTGGGGTGATTGTGAGTATTGCGGGTGGATTCTTTGGCGGCGTGTTTGCCAACCGTTACGGGGTGATGCGTACCTTGATGTTGGGGGCGATTTTGACCGCGCTTACCAATTTGGTGTTCGTGTGGTTGGCGTATGTGGGGCATGACGTGGTGGTGATGTACACCGCAGTGACGGCGGATAATTTGGCGGCCGGGTTCGCGAGTGCGGCATTCGTGGCGTTTTTGTCTTCACTGACCAGTGTGTCATTCACGGCGGTGCAGTACGCGATTTTTAGCTCGTTGATGACCTTGTTGCCGAAAACCATTGGCGGGTATTCCGGCACGATCGTTGACAGTATTGGCTACCCCGGCTTTTTCACGTTTACCACCCTGATTGGGATTCCGGTGCTGTGGTTGGTGTGGGCGGTGGGTAAGCATTTGCAGGTGGAGCAATGA
- a CDS encoding penicillin-binding protein activator, which produces MPSQRHPSILKYCAIALLTVTFMLQGCSPNDFINSDDTSSVQGNATVEQANALFNQGKKREAAQAYFAAAARYPTPQRERVILQAAEIAASIGDAKLTNTYLAKVPAAALDGENRARQAYVKALLALQQNNPTLALRSLPTNLDELSPALREKVKHIQQRAQAMASGKGGGAPGVQNVQAALVPTSVMRVAALLPQSGSLGSVGQEIYRGIDAARNSVARETSVQVYDVNAGGAVAQYQRAVADGADIVIGPLDKESLADLLAQPQVLSKPLLSLNYLTNSRNIPGALYQFGLLPEDEAKQVAETTSARGLRTAIVLAPASSWGDRISGAFRAAYQAKGGQVVNIQQFPDAPSNVYLQNVQNALAATQGRASMVFLAASPSQARLMRPLLAAQAPELPIYATSHIFSGRTDPGKDADLDGILYTEIPWVMEGLQSGTLNNSQFPRMFALGMDAFLIAKNLPSIARNPSTQVNGKTGNIRLAGNRQIQRTLLFATFANGVPQAVGQ; this is translated from the coding sequence ATGCCATCACAACGCCACCCAAGCATTCTGAAATATTGCGCTATCGCATTATTAACTGTCACATTCATGTTGCAAGGCTGTTCGCCCAACGACTTCATCAATAGCGACGACACCTCATCTGTGCAAGGCAATGCCACGGTTGAACAAGCCAACGCGCTCTTTAATCAGGGGAAAAAACGCGAAGCCGCTCAAGCCTATTTCGCCGCTGCTGCCCGCTACCCTACGCCGCAACGCGAGCGTGTCATTTTGCAAGCGGCTGAAATTGCTGCCTCTATCGGTGATGCCAAATTAACCAACACCTATTTGGCAAAAGTTCCCGCTGCCGCGCTGGATGGCGAAAACCGCGCCCGCCAAGCCTATGTCAAAGCACTCCTCGCCTTGCAACAAAACAACCCAACACTCGCACTGCGTAGTTTACCAACCAATTTGGATGAGCTTTCTCCCGCTTTGCGTGAAAAAGTCAAACACATTCAACAACGCGCCCAAGCAATGGCCAGTGGCAAGGGCGGCGGCGCACCCGGCGTTCAAAATGTACAAGCCGCTCTCGTCCCTACCAGCGTCATGCGCGTCGCCGCACTCCTCCCGCAATCCGGCTCATTGGGCAGTGTCGGGCAAGAAATCTACCGGGGTATCGACGCCGCCCGTAACAGCGTTGCCCGCGAAACCAGCGTACAAGTTTATGATGTGAATGCCGGTGGAGCCGTGGCGCAATACCAACGCGCCGTGGCGGATGGGGCGGATATTGTCATCGGGCCATTGGATAAAGAATCCCTTGCCGACCTCCTCGCGCAACCGCAAGTGCTCTCCAAACCCTTGCTCAGCCTGAATTACCTGACCAATAGCCGCAATATCCCCGGTGCGCTGTACCAATTCGGCTTATTGCCAGAAGATGAAGCCAAACAAGTCGCCGAAACCACCAGCGCACGCGGCTTACGCACCGCCATTGTGTTAGCACCCGCCTCCAGTTGGGGAGATCGCATCTCCGGGGCATTCCGTGCCGCCTACCAAGCCAAGGGCGGGCAAGTCGTGAATATCCAGCAATTCCCCGACGCGCCGTCTAACGTCTATCTGCAAAACGTGCAAAATGCATTAGCGGCGACGCAAGGCCGTGCCAGCATGGTATTTCTTGCCGCCTCCCCCAGCCAAGCCCGCTTAATGCGCCCGTTACTAGCCGCGCAAGCGCCGGAACTGCCGATTTACGCCACCTCGCATATCTTTTCTGGGCGCACTGACCCCGGTAAAGATGCCGATCTTGACGGCATTTTATACACCGAAATCCCGTGGGTCATGGAAGGCTTGCAATCCGGCACTCTGAATAACTCGCAATTCCCGCGCATGTTTGCACTGGGGATGGATGCGTTCCTGATTGCCAAAAACCTGCCCAGCATTGCGCGTAACCCCAGCACGCAAGTCAACGGCAAAACCGGCAATATCCGTTTAGCTGGCAATCGCCAAATCCAACGCACCCTGCTATTCGCCACCTTCGCCAACGGTGTGCCGCAAGCTGTTGGACAATAA